In Triticum aestivum cultivar Chinese Spring chromosome 5B, IWGSC CS RefSeq v2.1, whole genome shotgun sequence, the following proteins share a genomic window:
- the LOC123115492 gene encoding uncharacterized protein produces MESCGTLSSNNNNPSEAQWNPTHRVRLAEIWNHETYKRTPLRRDVIPIVALVNPIKAHEVYFFLDKHIFSVNLHNTSVVQYDKFEDLGMPDLSSRLLHAWQLPPELTEYHPLPGTDVLGATGVYFLNQYDSVEDFHEEMIAATDRWCPELHEMGLEELEDGDDDASKMSEDLEGDGDDSETSGDLEDDSEINEEDVEEDGDED; encoded by the exons ATGGAATCCTGCGGTACGCTGTCCTCCAACAACAACAATCCCTCAGAGGCGCAATGGAATCCGACGCACCGAGTGCGGCTGGCTGAGATCTGGAACCATGAGACCTACAAAAGGACGCCGCTGCGCCGGGACGTGATCCCCATTGTGGCGCTCGTCAACCCGATCAAGGCACACGAGGTCTACTTCTTCCTCGACAAGCACATCTTCTCTGTCAACCTGCACAACACTAGTGTGGTGCAGTATGACAAGTTTGAAGATTTGGGGATGCCGGACCTCTCCTCCCGCCTGCTCCATGCTTGGCAgcttccaccggagctcaccgAATATCATCCCTTGCCTG GAACCGATGTGTTGGGTGCCACGGGGGTTTATTTCCTGAATCAATATGACTCAGTGGAGGATTTCCATGAGGAAATGATTGCTGCCACAGACAG GTGGTGTCCCGAATTGCATGAGATGG GTCTGGAGGAACTTGAAGATGGAGATGATGATGCCTCTAAGATGAGTGAGGATCTTGAAGGGGATGGTGATGACTCTGAGACGAGCGGGGATCTTGAAGATGACTCCGAGATCAATGAGGAAGATGTCGAAGAGGACGGAGATGAAGACTGA